Within Coffea arabica cultivar ET-39 chromosome 4e, Coffea Arabica ET-39 HiFi, whole genome shotgun sequence, the genomic segment ATATATATGGTAGTCTTTTAGTGTTAAAGGAGAACAGTTGCAAGTCATTGCCTTACAAAAACTAGCCAGCCTTGTCTAGCGGTTTTTTCATTTAGAAACAAACATTTAATAATGGCGGCATTCCACAAATCTAGCAATATACCCGGAGGAGAAACTTTATTATTACTATTTTGCTTTAACAATTAGTACTAGCATTTCTCTGCTTCCTCAaattaaagttaaaaaatcattgattttccaaaaaaaaaaaaagaagatccAAAAAATCTATATTCCATCTACAAGCTTTTCGGAAAGTATAAAATCCTAAACCCCAATTCTGAAATTTAATAgtagaaaaccaaaaaaaaaaagaagaaaacctcatatttattttttttctcatttcgGATACACTCAGTTCATTTTGAACTCAACTAaattaaattgttaaaaacctgcCTAATCTCAAAGGGCCCTAAATAAATACTCAGAATTCTAGTCTAGTCCAGCAGAGAGGGCGTTGAATTGCATATTAAGGTGCAGATTCACAAAGGAGAAGGTCCGAGCACTTGGTAATTCGAAGGTAAGCCCAAGGTGTAGATTCTCTAAAGGTCTCTAATTATTCATCTTCGATGACCAAAGAAAGCTgataagcaaaagaatgaaaagcaTTCGAAGCCACAAAGTACAAAAAGGATCACATCTTACCTTCTGCACGCCTGCACCTGCTTCCAAGATCCACCTTCCGCTAGCTGCACGGCTACACTTGTTGCACAATCCACTTCCAATCGACGGAGGATGACAATAGAGAAAAGAAACGACTGGAGTTAAATCTTGCCGAATGAGTTTGATTTGGAATTGGGATTAGGGATTGAGGTGAGGAATTGGGATTTTAGGGATTGAGGTGAGGAGCTCTTCAAGAAGACGGCGGACAAGATTCTGAAGTTGCTTGAAGCTTGACCTAATTACACTAtaatatttgaatttcttttttttttaaagaattatCTGGAAAGACAATAATACCCCtattatattttgaattttaatagGTACAACATGTAATTAAACTtacaactatatatatataagtcattttataaatataaaattatatatatttaaatataccTTAAGCTCGAAAAGCTCGCGAGCTTAATTATCGAGCATAACATTTTTAGGCTCAAATTCGATTTGTTTCGATATTCGAATAGTTCGAGATCGACTTGAGCTCGATTTGACCGAACTCGAGTCGATCATTTGAACGATTCGTTGACACCCCTATCGCCAATGATTAACTAACTATGGTAGGGATTTTTGACAACCTCCAAAGTTGGGTTTCCCTTTAGggaaaaaacaataaaaagaaagGGTAATCCTTTACTTTTCTGCTTGCtagctatatatatatgtgtgtataagTATGTATTTCCTACAACTATaacatcttttttctttctgcAAAGCTAAAGACAATATACCAAtcaacctatatatatatatatatatatatatatatatataggaaagACAGGCTACCTCTTATATAATATAAGATGTTACATCAAAATTACATATGAATATGTAAGAAAAgtagatatatatatgtatatatactatatatatgtgtgtgtgtgtgtgtataagtATGTATTTCCTGCAACTACaacatcttttttctttctacaaagCTAAAGACAATATACCAATcaacccatatatatatataggaaagACAGGCTACCTCTTATATAATATAAGATGTTACATCAAAATTACATATGAATATGTAAGAAAAgtagatatatatatgtatatatacatataagtaTGTATATCCTGCAACTACaacatcttttttctttctgcAAAGCTAAAGGCAATATACCAAtcaacctatatatatatatatatatatatatatatatatatatatatatatatatatatataggaaagACAGGCTACCTCTTATATAATATAAGATGTTACATCAAAATTACATATGAATATGTAAGAAaagtagatatatatatatatgtatatatacatataagtaTGTATTTCCTGCAACTACaacatcttttttctttctgcAAAGCTAAAGACAATATACCAAtcaacctatatatatatatacatatatatataggaaaGACAGGCTACCTCTTATATAATATAAGATGTTACATCAAAATTACATATGAATATGTAAGAAAAgtagatatatatatgtatatatacatatatatatatatagataagaCAGGCATACCtcttatataatatacataacaAAACATTGCAAGATGTTACATCAAAAAATTACATATGAATATGTAAGAAAAGTAGATAGTCCAATTTCTTTATGCATTTTTACCTGCCAAAATCCTGACTTACAATCAAAtttactgaaaatatatctataTTGGATTCTATTTATTAACTCATTTTTATCTGGTATATCATAGCTATCTTCTTTAGTATTGTCATTTAatcttttataatttattaccatTCTACTTTTTCCTCGAACTATTTCACTATGTTTTTTAACTATAAATGCTGCACTTCTGTGTGGACTAGTACTTCttctaattatttttaacttatTTAGGTCAGCTATATGCATTTCGAATTCTTTTATATCATCATTACTAGCTTCTATTTTTGCTGtgctaatttttaaatttggatttaaaatatctaacttatgaatatatatatatataggaaagACAGGCTACCTCTTATATAATATAAGATGTTACATCAAAATTACATATGAATATGTAAGAAAAgtagatatatatatgtatatatactatatatatatatgtgtgtgtgtgtgtataagtATGTATTTCCTGCAACTACaacatcttttttctttctacaaagCTAAAGACAATATACCAATcaacccatatatatatatataggaaagACAGGCTACCTCTTATATAATATAAGATGTTACATCAAAATTACATATGAATATGTAAGAAAAgtagatatatatatgtatatatacatataagtaTGTATATCCTGCAACTACaacatcttttttctttctgcAAAGCTAAAGGCAATATACCAAtcaacctatatatatatatatatatatctaggAAAGACAGGCTACCTCTTATATAATATAAGATGTTACATCAAAATTACATATGAATATGTAAGAAaagtagatatatatatatgtatatatacatataagtaTGTATTTCCTGCAACTACaacatcttttttctttctgcAAAGCTAAAGACAATATACCAAtcaacctatatatatatatacatatatatataggaaaGACAGGCTACCTCTTATATAATATAAGATGTTACATCAAAATTACATATGAATATGTAAGAAAAgtagatatatatatgtatatatacatatatatatatatatagataagaCAGGCATACCtcttatataatatacataacaAAACATTGCAAGATGTTACATCAAAAAATTACATATGAATATGTAAGAAAAGTAGATAGTCCAATTTTGATACCATTTGCTTTGGAGTATAATTAAAGTCAAGCTTGATTGATAATAACAACTTGATCATCAAATAGCACATTcatccaaacaaaaaaatttataatttgcCGACACTAATATTTTGTCATAACTTATAATGTCCTCTATCCTTCACCAAAGTCAGCacttcagaaaaaaaaaaaaaaagacagaccCAATTTGTATCGACCATTCAATCAAGCCCATGGTCATAATCTAAAACGAAAGTTGTCCACTGAAAAGGTTAAAACTAAAGCCACGTACATCAAAATGAAACCGGCTGCATTTTGTGCAAGACTGCGTCCTATGGCGTTccaaaatttgactaagttgcaACCACAAAATGCTCTGATATCTTCCACCTGCTGTTTCATGGAGCAATCCCTCACGTCGCACTCTAGCTGCTTGCTGAGAAGTTTCAGGACTTCAATGAGCATTTGATCATCACCAGGCTGGTGGAGAATGATGGATGCTTCTCTTAGGAGTTTGATGTCATCAGGCACAGATGCCATGCTGGAAAAGAACAACACTAGAGAGGTAAATAATGGTTCTATACCTCTAGAGCTTTGTTCATATGCCAACAAGTTTTTAAGGATGATAATAGAGCTCTCATCAATGGAAATGCTGGGAATACTCAATATTCCGCTCAATCTTCCCCTTCTGAACTGGATTTCAAGGGAGTTACCTTCCTTTGCATAGAATCTAACACCAGAGGATTTTAATACTGTGGCACTCGGTACCCAGTTTTTACCTCGCACACTTGGGCGGTCCATGAGTGGTTTCTTGTTTTTCCGTCTTTTTTGAGCTGCACCTGAATCAGAAGATTTGGGTGTTAAATACAAGGAATGAAACAAATCAAGTAAATGTTCATGGTGGCCTTCTGTATGGTGTTTCTTGATGACCATAGCTTCCTTTCCAATGTGATAGGATTTGAAAAATTCGAGAGCAACTTCTTCAAAAGAAGTTTCATTAGGCATTAGCTTTGTTACGttaaatatctccttaagcacgAACAAAGGAAGCTGATTTTCAATCATCAACAAGTCACGACCAATTTCTGGCAGCATCCATCTTGTTGAAAATATAGGGTTGTCAGTAGCATCAACTCCCTCCTGCATAAAATTAATGGTACATTGTTACTAAAATCCACCCCAGAATAGcaagctttcttttcttatgtTTCATATGTTAACTAATGAGTGGGCAAGAATGGCAGAAATTTACAATAATTTATCCAAACCAAACAAATAAATGACTAGCTACTAGTTGATGGTAATTAAGGTTACCTTGCTCCATTTGTGATCGAGGCGAAGTAGTAATACAATGAAGCAACCATCAATCACCAGCATGTCCACGAAATCAGCGCTGCTTATCCCTTGGAAAGTCATTGAATAGCATCTTCTAACTCTCGCCTCCCATTTTCCCATTTTCCATCGTAATTCTTTGTTCTTCTCATCCGGAAAAGTCCCAAGAAactgccttttcttttctttcgtcaGCCACAAACTCTTCCTATTATGATGAATAGGGCCGATGGAGACCAGTTTGGGGGTATAGGACATTTCATCTACTTTACGAAAATGTGGTGGTACGGCCGCCATTTGACCATCTCCTGGGACGTCGACGGTGATTGCTACCGAGAAAGGAACATGTTGCTCGATTTGTTCATCAGGAACCTCATCATCTGGAGCTCCATCAGCTGGAACTTCTTCCGAAATTtcatcattatgaacttcatcaTTTGGAGCTTGATCTAGATTGCTAGGTTCACCACCGGCCTCCAGATGTACACCATCACCATGGGAACTGCGATTACCATGGATGTTATGAGATAGTTCCACATCGGTGTGGGGGGAACCTGGCCGTGCTTCTTCTCTTATCTCTTGAGAATCAAACTCTTCTTCCGTATCTGGAGAATCAAACTCTTCTTCCGATTCATAGACATCTGAGCTTCCTTCACTTTCCATTTTCTCCTCTTTCTAAATCACTACAAATCTAGCCACTAGGTTCGCAATTTTCAagctttcttttcaaaatttgagaaCATTAACAGATTGTACAGGAGAACCCAAAATTGCTATTATAAACTTTTGCTGCGATATCTTGCGTATACGCGGTTGGTACACGGTTGGTACACGGTTGCTGCGATATCTGGAGTATATAAACTTATTAACACGGTTGGTACACGCGTTAGCCGCCATCCGAACAGTTCAAAACGTACATTTGCTTATATATAATTAGATAGTATATTGTTGATGATCAACATTTAATAGTAGAAGGCCCCTAGTCAATGTTGCATGAAATTTTCCCCCGAAAGCATaaaattaattgcttattatcTCTTACACCTGCATCAATGTTTGCCTTACCACAAGTAGTGAAATTTCAGGCAACTTCCTCATCTAGTATCGTGGGTTTTGGGTGGTGTGTTCCCAGGCAACTTCCAACTTCACATAACACACTCGAGGATTGCTTCGTTTTCTCACTGTAAAAGAAAACTCATCCTTCTCTTTTTGTGTGGCTGAAATACTTGCTAGCTCCTCCGCTGTAAACACAGCACGGCCTCTAGTACTTTTCTGTCTTTCAGTAGTCTTATATACGAATGAACAGAATTATACATCTCTCTCGTATACTTGTACTAATAATAATGTCATATTTAATGGCTACTAGAAAACAACTTACATATAGTAAACTATATGTGACACTCTCTACAAGCGTTTATAATTCatgataattaattaaaagaaaatttaattgtTTAAAAGTTTGTTTGATATCAATCTTCTTGTTTAAAAGAAAACTTTTCAACTTTCCTGTAAACCAAAAGGAATAAACAATATATGTTTCCTTCACTATCTTACATTTTTCCTTACAAACGAACACTACTTTCAGAAATTAATCATTAAAAGTCATGTAAAATAAATAGGAAAATGATATTTACACTCCTATTTTTGTTAATTACACTCAGAATATCATTTTAATCATATAGTTTTCATTTGTTAGACTATGTGATAAAACAAATGATGGAAgtacaaataacaaaaaatggagaactaaaaaaaattttctttagaaaactACAATCCTAATATGTCCTTGAATCAGGAagttaacaaaaataattatcTTTGAAAGTCTAAGTTAGTTCAAGATAGAAAGTCTTCCTACtataattattcttttaatatcTACGTAGCCTTTTAGGCCATCACGAGACAATGTCCTATCTCCACGGACATATGaaacaattttcttccaattcaACATTTTATTCCTCAAAAGAATAGCCAAACTTGTTCTGAAAAATTTTATGTCAGTATAATGTAGTGACTATAAACCATATTTACTATTTGCTTGAAGTGAAATAATTGCAAGAATGATCGCTATAAAACATTAGTTGGGGGTCCAATGGATCTTAACTAAAAAGAATCTTTCAACTTTTCCGATTCCCAAACAATTTCTTGCCAATTCAAGATTTATTCCTAAAAAAAGTTTAGGAATTTATTTCGTGTATACCTTTATATCAATATTACATAGAAAACCACATTTACTGTTTTTCTTAAGGTACCACATTTACAGTTTGCTTGAAGTGAAACAAATTTTGGAAACATCACAATGGATCATCCTAATAGACCTTAACTAAAGGGGTTCTTTCTAACTTTTCCATGATGTAAACCGCAGagctttccaaatttctttgggagaaaaggaagaaaatagaaaaatgaaacGGGGACAATTTCCATTGAGCTAGGGTTTGTGGTATAAGTATAACATTGAGGTTTTAAGTGGCATTTTGGTGCAAGACATAGCCTATTAAAACCAATATCCAATTAATCTCAATCTGAATACCATTTCAATTCCAAGTAACATTGGTTGGCCTAACTTTTGATTACAATTCCGAATTTAGTACTCTTTCCAAAGTAATCtccttttcttaacaaattgacataagggtaattttattttgaatctaactataattccaaatttactttaaaataaacaaataccCTCAATAATATTAGAATCACATTATAATTTGCAATCATataatagttacaattaatctTATGCAAGGTTATTATTGAAAAGTGAAAACTAAATTACTAAATTACCAAATCATATTGGTACTTTAATTTTGATATAGTGTATATGTgtgcctatatatatatacacacacacagtGTATATACACATTGTGTATATATAGAGACAAACATATTTTTATGCAAatttgaggaagaaatgaaGGGAAGGGAATAGTTAGAAACATTTACGAAGAAAAGGTGATATTGAcatttaaataaaatgaaataaaaatatgacaTTAAGAGTGGCTTTCTTGAATTATGTTAGCTGTAATGTTCGAGATCATTCAAAAACATACATCCCCTATACGGCGTCATTTATCGCGGTCCTTTTCACCCTGGCAGCTTCTGCAAGAACTTTAAGTTAACCTTTGGGTCTTCTTCACCAAACATCATTTAAGAGTAGCTTTCTTGATTTATACTGGCTGTAAATTTAGACATCATTACAAAACATATATCGCCTGTGGTGTCATTTATCATTGTCCCATTCACAGTGGTAGCTTTTGTAAGAACTTCAGGTCAACCTTTGGGTCTTCTTCGCGAACCTTCCGATGTGTTTGTTGTCCACACGCTCGCAGACTTTTCTTCCTCTGTACTGGGATAACCCACTTTCAAAACGTTTCCCTTCTTGACGCGTATAGAAAATTAGGtgggtatatatatattgtgatgTCGTTTAGATAACGGGAATGTCACTGCAAAAATATGTTCCCTTGATAACTTGACAGGTAATTCCTTGTGATGAAACATATAATTATTATTGGAACAAATAATGTGCAATACTATAGGGTCCTATAGACATCTACGTTGATTTCATTGCATGCAGAGAGGATGTCGAAAGACATAATTATGTGTTTCTAATATGTAGCCTGTGGCTGTTTTTACTTTCCATTTAGGACTTCTTTTTGTAGCTTATTttcttggattttgttgtttatAAGTTTAACGCaagcaaaattcaaattttgtaactAGTTAAATTTTGTTTGAATGGTGTTTATCATATTAGTCGTGttaatcttttattttatttttcacttaaggGTGTCCCACCTTTTAGCCAGGCTAATCCCCTAAAATTGTATAGAGTTTTGTTCTAAGGAAACATAACCTTGCGGAAGTCGAACACGGAATCTGCTGGTAAAAATGAGACTACAGAACCAGTCGGACTACCCGCGGGGCATGTTAATCTTTTAAACTTGATGGTATTTCTTGCAttaagtagcttgtttcaattaacatTTGTACAGCTTTACCATGTATCAAATTCAGCATTATCTCAATACTAAGTTATTTATCTCGCAATTTGTTCACTTGTTTACGTTTTACCAAAGTATATATATGACATGTTGCTTACTCCaaagaggaaaagagaaagaaaaaaagacaaaTATACAACACCGTGATGGTgggttttcattttgtttctctATCATGTGTCGAATAGAAAATGTAAAAGAATTTGGATGGCTTAGTGAGAATGCTTTGAAACATGTTTGATGGTTTTATCCATCGATAATTTCCTACAAGTATACATGATTAATCATAATAATAAAATCACTTGTAATATTCTAGGGTCGAATCACGGGAACGAGTTAATTTTCTCTACTTTAATTATTCTAGATAATTAatagaattcaaattcaaagagGTTTTAATCTATgactaaaaaaaaagaacaaataatCAAGGCAAATTAAATAGAGTTTAGAAAACAGTTGGCAAAAGCATAGGGTTTCAGATTTTGATCCAGGGTTTGACTTAATTATCCAACTAGTTTCTTAAAATGCTAACAACATATCACACACAAGTACCTTCAATTATCTCTCGATACCAGAACATATCACATGCATGTACCTTAGATTATCTTTTGATACATCCAAGTTGTATCTAATTAAATCTCACGTCTTTCGAGATCATAAGAATTTAATAAAACCCTTTGAAATCTTAGATGATATAGTTATGTCATACAAATTCTTATGATTAGACTAAGTATGTTTATCTATTTAATACATGATTGTATATCCCTTCTCAGTTcaatacaaaccctaagagtATGTTTATAGTGACAATCACAAACatgtaattaaaataaaatagataaatcaaggcaaaagtgaaaaattaactaaaacaaataatcCAATCTCTTTGACAAAATCCTAACCCTAGAATGAAATTAGTTCAACACATTCATAATTAAaaccaagaattcaagaaataacTACAGTATAAGGGGgaataaagtaaagaaaagttCTCAGTTGTCTGGCTTCAATCCCTATATTAGTTTCTCCTTAAttcttccatctctttttcttgatctctcaagaaaCATATGTAAAAAAGATGAACCAAAATTTAGCCTAATGTTTTGTCCCCTAAAAAGGTTCTAAACAGCCCCTATTTATAGTTTCTTAAAGATGTATCCTAAATAGGGTAGGATTAGGCTTTATTCAAGCTGAAAAATCACGTTTTCGTGcattttttctatgaaaacTGGCCCAAAGATTGGCCCAAAATCCAGCGCCGATCATTGGGACAAGAGAAACTCCGGTGTAAAGACCAGATAATCAATGCCGATTATAACTAATTCGCAAGCGGATCGTTAGGGATCCGCGCACGAATCCTATTTGAAGCCAAAAAAGTTGATTAACAAGGCCGAATCAGCTcttcacaaaacatgaaagttgtaactctttgaaTTACTTTCTAATGCTGCAAGAATTATATCATTTGGAGGTATAGACGCtgaaatatatatatctaaAATACTTAGAATTGATAAAAAAATGTATCACAGCAAAACTATACTtcatttttttagattttttactATGGAAACGTgagaattggactttgatgtctcacAAAAATTGTAGATCATTCTTTTAACTTCAAAATGAATTAAGAAATATCTCAATCTAATTTTGGTAGTTCAAGTTATTACCAAAACACTAAAATATATCAATCCTACCAAACCCCTTTCTCTTCACTTCCTCTTCTTCCATTGTTTATTTGCACCACGTTTTTAGTCCGTTTTCTCTTCAATTGATCTCTTCACCTATTAGAATAATATAAGAGCTAAATTAAGTAATTTCTACTCAAAATAAAACTCAAATAACATAGTTAATTAGCAACTTATGCATATAAAAGCACTACATTTTATACCCTATAATTTATTTTTCGGGAACTGATTTCCGAGCCCATCTTATAGGCCCGACGGAATAACCCAAATAGATTTTCAGTTGTCCAATACAACAGGTCAAATTTTCTGAAGTTGTACAtctgtttctttttaaatcaacaaTATTTATACCATCCTACTCTATAGGGGAGGAGGAGACAACATCGATACTATCTTACTCTATGGGGGAGGGGGAACCCAACAGGTTGTATAAGGGATTAGAGAGAAGAGAGTTCCATTTAGATCAAAGGAGTGTTTTTGCATACCCTCTGAGTTTTTAAAACTACCCCCAACTCGTAGCCCAAAAAGAGATTTTAAATCTCATTAGGTGGCTAACTTTCCTAAAACAGGTTGCTTTTGTACTCCTACGTAAGGAGTTAGTCGAGTTCGAGAAGAGATCAGAAAACGTTTGATAGAGTGAATTACAGCTATTTTGCATGGCCTACCTCTTCATGCAGAAACCGAAATTTACTCACAAATGAGCTTGTACACTTCATAAGAGTGGATAATAAGTTTTAAGTTGGCAGATTTTTTATCTTCTTGGTCGAGattgaaaatgcattttcacTCATTCTGGTGCTATTATTATTTCCTATTGGCTAAAGGCAGCTTAAGCCTTCAATTCGCCACATTTTGTCAAGTCTTACTTAGCTAGGTTAACTTCATTTGGTTGTTATTTTGTTACTCATTGTCTTAATTCATTTGTATTTGGCTTAGGACACCAACGTATATCAAGATAGATAGTTGTCAAATTTAGTTTAGTCCTACGGATTCCATGCACTTGAAAAACgataaaaacaaaattatagTGATTTAAGTCCTTTTCTCATTTGGTTATATTATTCTGACTTTCACAAAACAATGTTCAGAATTTGATAGTGGGACCAAATTTGTGCATACTGTGGCTGTTACAAAAGAAGCACATTTTATTGTTCCTAATTTATAAGCAAGAAAGTTATCGAGGAATGAAACTCTGTACTGTGAAAGTCATAAAACCACACTCGAAAAATTGCTAAGGATCTTATGTGCTTTGATGGACTGTGGAGGGAAAAGGAGCTAGAGTTGAGTCATCAGAAGTCGAGGGTAGCTCATCGCATCATTTATTTAGTAAATGCTTGTGATAAAAAAGTGGGGTGTTTTATAACAGATTGGTGTTTTGAGAACAGTTTTAAgaaaagtttggtgaagatttttgtgatgtttcatttatttatcaaactaaATACATGTTTGATGAAGTATGGATTTTTCTTAAGGGCATCTGTTAATACACATAACATTCATTTAACCTaccatacatatatatatatatactaacaattattattcttccttgcatttatatacttttcttATTTAATCTTTCCTACTCTCTAttgtatttattaattttttctaattaatcttatattttcaaaaaatatgacacctgaaatatattttaacaagTGTACATAAGTCACCCGAGGACCCATTAAGTATCAACTAATTTTAGTTGATTGTTTCATATTAtatgaaaagtaagaaaatgcaCACAATACAATGCAATCTTGACATAATCTACCACGATTGAATACGGAAGAAGTAGTCATATTAATTGTAAGGTTATCATTTTAGAGTTAAATCCAAATTAGCCATGAGCAATTTGAAGTATAGCAATTTTTCGTGCTATCCAAAGGATATGGTTTACCGTTTACGGAATAATTTATTCTCGATTttcttttacttctttttttccccctttctcGATGTATAGAGGGTT encodes:
- the LOC113738912 gene encoding UPF0481 protein At3g47200-like, with translation MESEGSSDVYESEEEFDSPDTEEEFDSQEIREEARPGSPHTDVELSHNIHGNRSSHGDGVHLEAGGEPSNLDQAPNDEVHNDEISEEVPADGAPDDEVPDEQIEQHVPFSVAITVDVPGDGQMAAVPPHFRKVDEMSYTPKLVSIGPIHHNRKSLWLTKEKKRQFLGTFPDEKNKELRWKMGKWEARVRRCYSMTFQGISSADFVDMLVIDGCFIVLLLRLDHKWSKEGVDATDNPIFSTRWMLPEIGRDLLMIENQLPLFVLKEIFNVTKLMPNETSFEEVALEFFKSYHIGKEAMVIKKHHTEGHHEHLLDLFHSLYLTPKSSDSGAAQKRRKNKKPLMDRPSVRGKNWVPSATVLKSSGVRFYAKEGNSLEIQFRRGRLSGILSIPSISIDESSIIILKNLLAYEQSSRGIEPLFTSLVLFFSSMASVPDDIKLLREASIILHQPGDDQMLIEVLKLLSKQLECDVRDCSMKQQVEDIRAFCGCNLVKFWNAIGRSLAQNAAGFILMYVALVLTFSVDNFRFRL